One window of the Cryptococcus gattii WM276 chromosome E, complete sequence genome contains the following:
- a CDS encoding Inorganic diphosphatase, putative (Similar to TIGR gene model, INSD accession AAW43776.1), which produces MNITAVRRLSSTLSHLGKNIPKMAYQTRIIGAANTLEHRVYIEQEGKVVSPFHDIPLFADESKTILNMVVEVPRWTNAKMEISKEESFNPIKQDIKKGKLRYVRNCFPHHGYIWNYGAFPQTWEDPNVKHAETGANGDNDPLDVCEIGEAVGYVGQVKQVKVLGIMALLDEGETDWKVLVVDVNDPLAPRLNDVEDVERHLPGLIRATNEWFRIYKIPDGKPENVFAFSGEAKSKKYAVEIIHECHEAWRKLVHGETAANTDAYNLAITNTTVKGSRGFVSTNDAAYVAIPADSRKPAAPIDTSSASIFLLNTERKHKS; this is translated from the exons ATGAACATCACCGCCGTCCGCCGACTGTCTTCCACCCTTTCACACCTCGGCAAAAACATTCCCAAGATGGCTTACCAGACTAGGATCATTGGC GCCGCCAACACTCTTG AGCACCGTGTCTACATCGAGCAAGAGGGCAAGGTCGTTTCTCCCTTCCA CGACATTCCTCTCTTTGCCGACGAGTCCAAGACTATCCTCAACA TGGTTGTCGAGGTTCCCCGATGGACCAACGCCAAGATGGAGATCTCCAAGGAAGAGTCTTTCAACCCTATCAAGCAGGACATTAAAAAGGGCAAGCTCCGATACGTCCGAAACTGTTTCCCCCACCACG GTTATATCTGGAACTATGGTGCGTTCCCGCAGACATGGGAGGACCCCAACGTCAAGCACGCCGAAACTGGCGCCAACGGGGACAACGACCCTCTCGACGTGTGCGAGATTGGTGAAGCTGTCGGGTACGTCGGCCAAGTGAAGCAGGTCAAGGTCCTCGGTATCATGGCGCTCCTCGACGAAGGCGAGACCGACTGGAAAGTCCTCGTTGTCGATGTGAACGACCCGCTCGCTCCTCGATTGAACGATGTGGAGGACGTCGAGCGCCACCTCCCCGGGTTGATCCGTGCCACCAACGAGTGGTTCAGGATCTACAAAATCCCCGACGGCAAGCCTGAGAACGTTTTCGCATTCTCTGGCGAGGCCAAGAGCAAAAAGTATGCGGTGGAGATTATTCACGAGTGCCACGAGGCTTGGAGGAAGCTCGTGCACGGTGAGACGGCCGCCAACACTGACGCTTACAACTTGGCCAT CACCAACACCACCGTCAAGGGTTCCAGGGGCTTTGTCTCTACCAATGACGCTGCTTACGTCGCTATCCCTGCCGACTCTCGCAAGCCCGCTGCTCCCATAGACACTTCCAGTGCGTCCATTTTTCTTCTGAATACGGAACGCAAACACAAAAGCTAA
- a CDS encoding Hypothetical protein (Similar to TIGR gene model, INSD accession AAW43410.1; CNE00220) yields MATPTPTTPSTSMQRNRNKTPFTVHNSVLHDQKLGALHAEAHALRLQLADKDPNAIVKKHIQLLHTYNEIKDGTQALIGRYALMTNRTIKEIHQELELPLTD; encoded by the exons ATGGCCACTCCCACTCCCACCACCCCCTCCACTTCGATGCAACGCAACCGGAACAAAACACCATTCACAGTCCACAACTCTGTCCTCCACGACCAGAAACTCGGCGCTCTCCACGCAGAGGCACACGCCCTTCGTCTCCAGCTTGC AGACAAGGACCCAAACGCCATTGTCAAGAAACATATCCAGCTCTTGCATACATACAATGAAATCAAAGACGGCACCCAAGCGCTTATCGGGCGT TACGCGCTCATGACCAACCGGACGATCAAGGAGATCCACCAAGAACTCGAGTTACCGCTTACCGATTGA
- a CDS encoding uncharacterized protein (Similar to TIGR gene model, INSD accession AAW43778.1), with protein sequence MCHNAGQGREAQDSPDAPQDWETIPLPPRHILSHLTDAHCHPTDLAHPPGVYDTLPLRGLAAMATTAQDQGRVDALSRERCWFRNTRGGVRVVACFGYHPWFTHRYTLAPPHALPPKRDHYASLFLPHSSPNDNHLGNLLDALLPFLPDPAPLQPLLHTLRQNLATHLEEGRLTMLGEVGLDASARLRWPIEARHVWEEMNSQANSQADSREDDEWKRLTPFKVPIAHQRAVLEAQMEIAIELGVNISFHSVASAGPTMDVLRSMKTKHGPHFTHRVNVDLHSAGGWSPQFWIQAQKSLPNLYASPSIPITSRSPSAPSLIRAIARDRMLIESDTHDATLNTRYLWAATEWVGRLKGWKVEGLHHNHNQHQEEDEDWELESEEEEVYDHRGKPIDPAPHEIWTVRTLERNWARFMRLLD encoded by the exons ATGTGCCACAACGCTGGACAAGGGCGAGAGGCACAAGATAGCCCGGACGCCCCCCAGGACTGGGAGACGATTCCCCTCCCACCACGCCATATCCTCTCCCACC TGACAGACGCGCACTGCCACCCGACGGACCTCGCCCACCCCCCCGGGGTATACGACACGCTCCCCCTGCGCGGTCTGGCGGCGATGGCCACCACGGCGCAGGACCAGGGGCGGGTGGACGCGCTGAGCCGGGAGAGGTGCTGGTTCAGGAACACACGGGGGGGCGTGCGCGTGGTGGCCTGCTTCGGGTACCATCCCTGGTTCACCCACCGCTACACCCTCGCCCCCCCCCACGCCCTCCCCCCCAAACGCGACCACTATgcttctcttttcctcccTCATTCCTCCCCCAACGACAACCACCTCGGAAACCTCCTCGATGCCCTCCTCCCCTTTCTTCCAGACCCGGCCCCCCTCCAGCCTCTGCTCCACACCCTCCGCCAAAACCTGGCCACCCActtggaagaagggagacTGACAATGCTCGGAGAGGTCGGACTCGATGCAAGTGCCAGGCTGAGGTGGCCCATTGAGGCGAGGCATGTCTGGGAGGAGATGAATAGTCAGGCGAACAGTCAG GCGGACAGTCGGGAGGACGACGAATGGAAACGCCTGACGCCATTCAAAGTACCCATCGCACACCAACGTGCCGTCCTCGAAGCGCAAATGGAAATCGCCATCGAGCTCGGTGTCAACATTTCATTCCATTCCGTCGCTTCTGCCG GCCCCACGATGGACGTCTTGCGCAGTATGAAAACCAAACACGGTCCCCACTTTACCCATCGCGTCAACGTCGATCTCCATTCGGCTGGAGGCTGGAGTCCGCAATTCTGGATACAAGCCCAA AAATCCCTGCCGAACCTGTACGCATCCCCCTCCATCCCCATCACCTCCCGCTCCCCCTCCGCCCCATCCCTCATCCGCGCCATCGCCCGCGATCGAATGTTGATAGAATCAGACACCCACGATGCCACTTTGAACACACGCTACCTCTGGGCAGCGACCGAGTGGGTCGGTAGGCTGAAGGGATGGAAAGTCGAGGGTCTCCATCACAATCACAATCAAcatcaagaagaagacgaagatTGGGAATTAGaaagcgaagaagaagaagtatACGATCATCGTGGAAAACCAATCGACCCTGCCCCACACGAAATATGGACCGTCCGCACATTGGAGAGGAATTGGGCGCGGTTCATGCGTCTTTTAGATTGA
- a CDS encoding Hypothetical protein (Similar to SGTC gene model, INSD accession EAL20648.1; CNBE0140), whose amino-acid sequence MSSIPEPVANIFKAARIPTNELSISACTSGFIVTHSTTGKQYFTKTDKNVGGMRGEVESLVAMSETSTGLVPSVLGFEVSPDGEEATVVTQWFDLSSARGGHTQRGLGWKLAQMHMRPPEGTEGYEGKYGFSVPTYCGETEQDNTWEESWEVFWRDRRLGNLVGRIGDKEINALWEDMRRKVVPLLLHSFSPAPQPVILHGDLWSGNAGYDETTCSPVIFDPASYYGHNEADLGITHMFGGFSHEFYDEYHKVHPRSSPYYDQRQKLYELYHHLNHTYMFGGSYKHGAMGIMKSLIGWAEKEDKEGVKKE is encoded by the exons ATGTCATCGATCCCAGAGCCCGTCGCAAACATTTTCAAAGCCGCTCGTATCCCTACGAACGAGCTATCCATCTCTGCGTGCACGTCTGGCTTTATCGTGACGCATTCCACTACGGGGAAACAGTATTTCACCAAAACGGATAAAAATGTTGGGGGAATGCGTGGAGAGGTTGAATCGCTTGTTGCCATGTCCGAAACCTCTACGGGCCTGGTGCCGAGCGTGCTGGGGTTTGAGGTATCGCCGGATGGGGAAGAGGCGACGGTGGTGACGCAGTGGTTTGATTTGTCGTCTGCGCGTGGGGGGCATACTCAGCGGGGTTTGGGGTGGAAGCTTGCGCAGATGCATATGCGGCCGCCAGAGGGGACGGAAGGGTATGAAGGCAAGTATGGGTTTTCGGTGCCTACGTATTGTGGAGAGACGGAGCAGGATAATACGTGGGAAGAAAGTTGGGAGGTGTTTTGGAGAGATAGGCGGTTGGGGAATTTGGTGGGGCGGATAGGGGATAAAGAGATTAATGCGTTGTGGGAAGACATGAGGAGAAA GGTGGTGCCACTGCTTCTCCATTCGTTTTCCCCGGCTCCACAGCCTGTCATCCTACACGGCGATCTGTGGTCTGGTAATGCCGGCTATGACGAAACGACATGTTCACCCGTCATCTTTGACCCGGCCTCGTATTATGGGCATAATGAGGCGGACTTGGGGATCACACACATGTTTGGTG GCTTTTCGCATGAATTCTACGATGAATACCACAAAGTCCACCCGCGCAGTTCACCGTATTACGACCAACGCCAGAAACTGTACGAACTGTATCATCATTTGAAT CACACGTACATGTTTGGCGGGAGTTATAAACATGGAGCGATGGGGATTATGAAGAGTCTCATTGGGTGGGCTGAGAAGGAGGATAAGGAGGgagtgaagaaggaatAG
- a CDS encoding Cyclin-dependent protein kinase inhibitor, putative (Similar to TIGR gene model, INSD accession AAW43412.1), with translation MHTYQGSDNQCPLPSLSKLSSAMKFGKTIQSQQVPGWGEYYLNYKALKKIINSYAAGRPASDASLLSLGLRPARLPVAITDTNTTSPLPNFHHHPSSSDADTDAEHVNIQDLEPLPPQTAPPGNTSTGLMGRNPTESTGRSESFKAHRDVFFFTLQRELEKINAFYLIKERDLRLRLLSLLSNRKRLLRNASSTTPDASDDLLSPNGARRDAEWASLEEGWRLFERDLGKLQGFIEINAIGFRKILKKWDKRSKSNTKELYLERQVEVQPCFNREFIAKLSDIVAANLLDLENGSEHISTAFLERDPSSLGGANFASTDGMAGGVGVGSNRSVDFDPDSTRALALDALADLEANLGKAISAGHDALVDWVKVAHARQQRQRFSQSTTDPSLMRILWQCALHAPPTLLPFVLSSLDLDYECIDNINGRSILHKACIVGSLPLVERCVEHSPELVEKKDVYERRPLHYAAMHGFADIVSFLLQTSSNPSTTDHRVPAEPSPTDMDGYTPLMHAIQRGHLAVVQIFVSDEVTGGDREKITLEPTAMSNDLIPLSLACEHGHVEVARLLLQRGARVIPNSEGLYPQHFAAKAGHSAICQLLVEEGGEEGGGKDRKDKYNLWTPLHHAAIGGEDRHLECVKVLVEKGGCDVNVPDEYGKSAGWYAAWFGHVECLNYLRDHGARLGGARGGDGGATGVGAARAQVGGRGADGGDTDEEMEVDDMGGLGLAADPQMGALSPGSDLELEPPAEDFELIPSLSLPPPIIPLRVYGHEFLAQRCLIQISLGHRITSSFPPCNSNTPTDTHPHAPAIKLYSRSGSGQDSLHLWSSLKLVMTSKTDISAVPHSVILPLADEREVFSFHAQDLDRFTLELSLYPTFGSKVIGRAILLPSTWRDIKYHKQLQAPLLDHNLKAIGEVALEVSCITPFGGAQLEIGGRVETYWKSKVVKGDSAQDHAHLAPHKPLSVFSSSGAVAGAMGTAAAGADGHGIDLDAGNETDVVVSSGADTGMSTAPVAGAAGGGGGGESTLVTASSLSGEYVHVVVQVTKDGVPVVYPHGRLPVEEFDLGVSDVSYDQFTALATRLGLALQPPSSLNHQPTASDWYNLLSSTLSSLTDVLTLLPHEIGINLRLRYNREFDSLSDGKKVGRESGEVNRWVDRVLDIVYEVGKRVGGEGGKARKIIFSSFDPVVCTALNWKQPNYAVFFASYCGISRTSSLPTSTSIRTSDGDDIRGPSHITDGHGQGGIRTRRLIPAPREEESDVRCLSVREAVNFAKSRNLLGVILEASTLSAVPSLVASVKDAGLLLAAFGEPADIGVLRQGADDGRTIDAFVLEG, from the exons ATGCATACATATCAGGGTTCTGATAA CCAGTGTCCTCTCCCATCCCTCTCCAAGCTCTCATCCGCCATGAAG TTTGGAAAGACCATCCAATCTCAGCAAGTCCCAGGATGGGGAGAATATTATCTCAACTACAAA GCTCTCAAAAAGATTATCAACTCGTACGCAGCCGGCCGTCCTGCGTCAGATGCAtccctcctctctctcGGCCTCCGTCCCGCTCGGCTCCCAGTAGCAATCACCGACACCAACACAACCTCACCACTCCCGAATTTCCACCATCACCCTAGCTCGTCTGACGCCGACACAGATGCGGAACATGTCAATATTCAAGATTTGGAGCCTTTACCGCCTCAGACGGCTCCTCCGGGAAATACAAGTACCGGTTTGATGGGTCGGAATCCAACGGAGAGTACAGGGCGGAGCGAGAGTTTCAAAGCACATCGCGATGTCTTTTTCTTTACACTCCAACGAGAGCTTGAAAAA ATCAATGCATTCTATCTCATCAAAGAACGTGACCTCCGTCTCCgccttctctccctcctgTCCAACCGCAAACGTCTCCTTCGAAACGCTTCATCCACCACACCCGACGCTTCCGACGACCTCCTCTCACCCAATGGCGCTCGGCGCGACGCAGAATGGGCGAGTCTCGAAGAAGGATGGCGTCTCTTTGAACGCGATCTCGGCAAGTTGCAAGGGTTTATCGAAATCAACGCTATCGGCTTCCGTAAGATCTTGAAGAAATGGGATAAGCGAAGCAAGAGTAACACCAAGGAACTTTACCTCGAGAGACAAGTTGAAGTACAGCCTTGTTTTAATCGAGAATTTATCGCCAAACTCTCGGACATTGTTGCCGCAAATCTGCTCGATCTCGAGAATGGGTCTGAACACATTTCAACGGCGTTTTTGGAGAGAGATCCCTCATCTTTAGGTGGGGCCAACTTTGCTTCGACCGATGGTATGGCAGGTGGAGTAGGAGTAGGGAGTAACAGGAGTGTGGATTTCGATCCTGACTCCACTCGAGCTCTTGCCTTGGATGCGCTTGCAGATCTCGAGGCAAACCTCGGCAAAGCCATCTCAGCAGGCCATGACGCCCTTGTTGACTGGGTCAAAGTCGCTCACGCTCGTCAACAACGTCAACGCTTCTCCCAATCCACTACCGACCCGAGCTTAATGCGCATCCTCTGGCAATGCGCCCTCCACGCCCCTCCTACCCTTCTCCCTTTCGTTCTTTCCTCGCTCGACTTGGATTATGAATGTATCGACAATATCAACGGCCGCAGTATCCTGCATAAAGCGTGCATAGTCGGTTCACTCCCCCTTGTTGAGCGCTGTGTCGAACATTCACCAGAAttggtggagaagaaggatgtATACGAGCGGCGGCCTTTACACTACGCCGCGATGCACGGTTTCGCCGACATTGTCTCCTTCCTCTTACAAACATCTTCCAACCCATCCACAACCGACCATCGCGTACCGGCGGAACCGTCACCGACGGATATGGATGGCTACACCCCGCTCATGCATGCTATCCAGCGAGGTCACCTCGCCGTCGTCCAGATATTCGTCAGCGACGAAGTTACAGGTGGCGACCGCGAGAAAATCACGCTCGAGCCGACAGCCATGTCCAACGACCTTATTCCCCTCTCGCTCGCATGCGAGCACGGCCACGTCGAAGTTGCccgtcttctccttcaacGTGGCGCGAGGGTGATCCCCAACTCTGAAGGTCTTTACCCCCAACATTTCGCTGCTAAAGCCGGACATTCCGCCATCTGTCAGTTACTAGTAGAAGAAGGTGgtgaggaaggagggggTAAAGATAGGAAGGATAAATATAACCTCTGGACACCTCTGCATCATGCTGCCATAGGTGGGGAAGACAGGCATTTGGAATGTGTTAAAGTGTtggtggagaagggaggGTGTGATGTCAATGTGCCGGATGAGTACGGGAAAAGTGCGGGGTGGTATGCGGCCTGGTTTGGTCATGTGGAATGTTTGAATTATTTGAGAGACCATGGAGCGAGGTTGGGAGGGGCTAGAGGTGGGGATGGAGGGGCAACAGGCGTTGGGGCTGCAAGAGCACAAgtgggaggaagaggggcCGATGGAGGGGATACggatgaggagatggaggtgGATGACATGGGAGGTTTGGGACTTGCAGCAGATCCGCAGATGGGAGCCTTGTCACCCGGTTCAGATTTAGAATTAGAGCCTCCTGCCGAAGACTTTGAGCTGATACCTTCGCTCTCTTTGCCTCCGCCCATCATTCC GCTGAGAGTGTACGGTCATGAATTCCTCGCACAACGATGCCTCATCCAAATCTCCCTCGGACATCGTATtacctcttctttcccGCCATGCAACTCCAACACCCCAACTGACACTCACCCCCACGCGCCTGCAATCAAGCTCTACTCCCGCTCTGGTTCAGGACAAGACTCTCTTCACCTTTGGTCTTCGCTAAAGTTAGTCATGACCTCCAAAACCGATATCTCGGCTGTACCGCACAGCGTCATCCTCCCACTCGCCGACGAGCGTGAAGTATTCTCATTCCACGCACAAGATCTAGACCGATTCACTCTCGAACTTTCGCTCTACCCAACGTTTGGCTCAAAAGTTATCGGCCGTGCTATCCTCTTACCCAGTACATGGCGTGACATCAAATACCACAAACAACTCCAAGCGCCGCTGCTAGACCATAATCTTAAAGCTATCGGCGAGGTAGCGTTGGAAGTAAGCTGTATAACACCATTTGGAGGTGCGCAGCTGGAAATCGGAGGAAGGGTTGAGACATATTGGAAATCTAAAGTCGTCAAGGGTGATTCGGCGCAGGATCACGCGCATTTGGCACCTCACAAACCTTTGAGCGTGTTTTCGTCGTCTGGTGCAGTGGCAGGCGCGATGGGAACCGCTGCTGCAGGTGCTGACGGGCACGGCATTGATCTTGATGCAGGTAACGAGACTGATGTGGTTGTGAGCTCCGGTGCAGACACGGGCATGAGTACGGCGCCAGTGGCGGGAGCTGCAGGTGGCGGCGGCGGTGGGGAATCAACGTTGGTGACAGCGAGTTCGCTTTCAGGCGAGTATGTTCATGTGGTAGTACAGGTGACGAAGGATGGGGTACCTGTCGTGTACCCTCACGGAAGACTACCGGTGGAGGAGTTTGACTTGGGTGTGTCGGATGTGTCGTATGACCAGTTTACAGCGCTCGCTACACGGCTTGGTCTCGCGCTTCAACCACCATCCTCCTTAAATCACCAACCAACAGCTTCTGATTGGTACaacctcctctcctctaccctctcctcccttACTGACGTCCtcaccctcctcccccATGAAATTGGTATCAACCTCCGTCTTCGGTATAACCGCGAGTTCGATTCGTTATCTGATGGTAAGAAGGTAGGAAGGGAGAGCGGTGAAGTGAACAGGTGGGTGGATAGGGTCTTGGATATCGTGTATGAGGTAGGAAAGAGAGTTGGTGGAGAAGGGGGGAAGGCAAGAAAGATTATCTTTTCGAGCTTTGATCCGGTCGTCTGTACAGCCTTAAATTGGAAGCAGCCAAATT ACGCTGTCTTTTTCGCCTCCTACTGCGGCATCTCTCGTACTTCCTCATTGCCTACCTCAACGTCTATCAGAACCTCTGATGGAGACGACATCCGTGGTCCATCTCATATCACTGACGGGCATGGGCAAGGAGGCATACGCACTAGACGGCTTATACCAGCTCCCCGGGAAGAAGAATCAGATGTGAGATGTCTTAGTGTAAGAGAGGCTGTCAACTTTGCAAAGAGTAGAAACTTGTTGGGCGTTATTCTCGAGGCATCGACTTTG TCCGCTGTCCCCTCGCTCGTTGCATCGGTTAAAGATGCtggccttcttcttgcGGCATTTGGTGAACCTGCCGATATAGGCGTGTTGAGACAGGGTGCGGATGACGGGAGGACCATAGATGCGTTCGTCCTTGAAGGGTAA
- a CDS encoding uncharacterized protein (Similar to TIGR gene model, INSD accession AAW46768.1), with amino-acid sequence MNLQPTFHPEPTIIEEKQGAQLDLNEVNKQSFEGGRYTAGTDVEARSSKYAESDAGLVHKKELKKAERRLLWKLDAAILPFATLIYLGAYLDRGNIANARLQGLQEEVLDGSDTNYSIALACFFVTIPGTLLAKYYLPSRSIACGALIWSIAATCQAAAFNRAGLYVCRLFVGIGEAMSGQATVLYLSFWYTKRDLAKRVGLFVAAGTVSGAFGGLIAFGVSNITNSSIPQWRILFLIEGCPAVILAVCVFFFMPTRPETSKYLTEEQRTICLTRLNGENNVEEVGVDWRAVKRAATDWKVYVMAVEYACINLTLGSVSGFLPTIIKGFGYSNARAQLFTVPPYAVALVFMLLLTTYSDRRQTRGIPIAVVFILGLVGWAVLLSVPATTHYSARYFACILIVTAGYANLPLLVSWLSGATANQSQRATGLGLINTIGQCLSLTSAFLFPSAEGPQYIKGASINIAFNALGLIIAVIMTIYFRWENRRRDKKEGGRPIRGTYLDVGNKYDLAPGKLLFTF; translated from the exons ATGAATCTACAACCTACTTTCCATCCGGAACCAACGATCATTGAGGAGAAGCAAGGCGCTCAACTCGATCTCAACGAGGTCAACAAACAATCATTTGAAGGAGGTAGATACACTGCGGGTACGGATGTCGAAGCAAGGAGCTCGAAGTATGCGGAAAGTGATGCTGGGTTGGTACACAAAAAGGAGCTTAAGAAAGCTGAAAGAAGGCTACTCTGGAAGCTTG ACGCTGCAATTTTACCATTTGCGACTTTGATCTATCTCGGAGCGTACCTTGATAGAGGAAATAT TGCCAATGCGAGGCTCCAAGGTCTGCAGGAAGAAGTCTTAGACGGTAGCGATACTAACTACTCCATCGCCCTTGCCTGTTTCTTTGTTACT ATACCGGGTACTCTCCTCGCTAAATACTATCTCCCCTCCCGTTCTATCGCATGTGGCGCTCTCATCTGGTCCATCGCGGCAACATGTCAAGCCGCTGCCTTTAACAGAGCTGGTCTCTACGTTTGCCGTCTTTTCGTTGGAATCGGTGAAGCCATGTCTGGCCAGGCGACTGTCTTGTATCTCTCATTCTGGTATACTAAGCGCGATCTCGCTAAGCGTGTTGGATTATTCGTGGCAGCAGGGACAGTATCCGGCGCTTTCGGGGGGTTAATCGCTTTTGGTGTATCAAATATCACCAATAGCTCGATACCGCAATGGAGAATCCTTTTTCTGATCGAAGGTTGCCCAGCTGTTATTTTGGCTGTCTGTGTATTTTTCTTCATGCCTACCCGGCCGGAAACTAGCAAGTACCTTACAGAGGAGCAACGGACCATCTGTCTGACTCGATTGAATGGGGAGAATAATGTTGAAGAGGTGGGTGTTGATTGGAGGGCGGTGAAGAGGGCTGCGACGGACTGGAAGGTGTATGTTATGGCTGTCGA GTATGCTTGCATTAACCTGACCCTCGGTTCAGTGAGCGGATTCCTACCCACTATCATCAAGGGTTTCG GGTACTCCAATGCCCGTGCCCAACTTTTCACTGTCCCCCCTTACGCGGTCGCCTTAGTCTTCATGCTTTTACTCACCACCTATTCTGATCGTCGTCAAACTCGAGGCATCCCCATCGCTGTAGTCTTCATCCTCGGCCTTGTCGGTTGGGCCGTTCTTCTCTCTGTACCGGCTACAACCCACTACTCCGCGAGGTATTTTGCTTGTATCTTGATCGTTACAGCGGGGTATGCCAACCTCCCCCTGCTTGTTAGCTGGCTCAGCGGGGCGACTGCGAATCAAAGTCAACGGGCGACTGGTTTGGGGTTGATCAATACTATAGGGCAGTGCCTTTCTTTGACTTCAGCTTTCCT ATTCCCATCGGCTGAAGGACCACAGTACATAAAAGGAGCATCAATCAATATTGCATTCAATGCGCTTGGTCTGATCATCGCCGTGATCATGACAATATACTTCAGATGGGAGAACCGAAGACGTGATAAGAAGGAAGGTGGAAGGCCGATAAGGGGAACTTATCTCGATGTGGGGAACAAATACGATTTGGCACCTGGTAAGTTATTGTTTACGTTCTAA